The Streptomyces sp. NBC_00440 genome contains a region encoding:
- a CDS encoding MFS transporter translates to MSSAGGPAIGTITTEVPARLDRLPWSRWHWMIVIGLGTVWILDGLEVTVVGNIASRLSESGSGLSISDSQVTGLGAALYVAGACSGALVFGWLTDRFGRKKLFLITLAVYLAATAMTALSFSAWWFFLFRFLTGFGIGGEYAAINSAIDELIPSKYRGRVDLIINGSYWLGAMAGALLSVLALDTGIFPENIGWRLTFALGVVLGLVILLVRRHVPESPRWMFIHGQSDGANAIVDGVEKEIEKETGAPLPEAGRAITIEQRRSVSFVEIGRTLFRAYPKRATLGFSLFIGQAFLYNAITFGFSSILVKFFGVSSGTTGYFFAVIAFGNFLGPLLLGRLFDTIGRKKMISGTYILSGLLLFVTAWLFDQGWLNAATMTVCWCVVLFFASAGASSAYLTVSEIFPMETRALAIALFYALGTAAGGISGPLVFSGLTSSGVVSDAVIAFCIGAALMVAAGVVALFFAVDAEGRSLEDIARPLSQQGPATSGPAAPSGAPAV, encoded by the coding sequence ATGAGCAGCGCCGGAGGCCCCGCCATCGGCACCATCACCACCGAGGTGCCAGCGCGGCTCGACCGGCTGCCCTGGTCCCGCTGGCACTGGATGATCGTGATCGGGCTCGGAACGGTCTGGATCCTCGACGGTCTCGAAGTCACCGTGGTGGGCAACATCGCCAGCCGGCTCTCGGAGAGCGGCAGCGGACTGTCCATCAGCGACTCCCAGGTCACCGGGCTCGGAGCCGCACTCTATGTGGCGGGTGCCTGCTCGGGTGCGCTGGTCTTCGGCTGGCTCACCGACCGCTTCGGCCGCAAGAAGCTCTTCCTCATCACCCTCGCCGTCTATCTGGCGGCGACCGCGATGACCGCGCTCTCCTTCTCGGCCTGGTGGTTCTTCCTCTTCCGGTTCCTCACCGGCTTCGGCATCGGCGGCGAGTACGCCGCCATCAACTCGGCCATCGACGAACTGATTCCCAGCAAGTACCGCGGCCGGGTCGACCTGATCATCAACGGCAGCTACTGGCTCGGCGCGATGGCCGGCGCCCTGCTCTCGGTGCTGGCCCTCGACACCGGCATCTTCCCCGAGAACATCGGCTGGCGCCTCACGTTCGCGCTCGGCGTCGTACTCGGTCTGGTGATCCTCCTGGTGCGCAGGCACGTACCGGAGAGTCCGCGCTGGATGTTCATCCACGGACAGTCCGACGGCGCGAACGCGATCGTCGACGGCGTCGAGAAGGAGATCGAGAAGGAGACGGGCGCGCCACTGCCGGAAGCGGGCCGGGCCATCACCATCGAGCAGCGCAGAAGCGTCAGTTTCGTCGAGATCGGCCGGACGCTCTTCCGCGCCTACCCCAAGCGGGCGACGCTCGGCTTCTCGCTCTTCATCGGCCAGGCATTCCTGTACAACGCCATCACCTTCGGGTTCAGCTCCATCCTGGTGAAGTTCTTCGGCGTCTCCAGCGGTACGACGGGGTACTTCTTCGCGGTCATCGCGTTCGGGAACTTCCTCGGCCCGCTGCTGCTCGGCAGGCTCTTCGACACCATCGGGCGCAAGAAGATGATCTCGGGTACGTACATCCTCTCGGGGCTGCTGCTGTTCGTGACCGCCTGGCTCTTCGACCAGGGGTGGCTCAACGCGGCGACGATGACGGTGTGCTGGTGCGTGGTGCTGTTCTTCGCGTCGGCCGGGGCCAGTTCGGCCTACCTGACAGTGAGCGAGATCTTCCCGATGGAGACCCGGGCTCTGGCGATCGCCCTGTTCTACGCGCTCGGCACGGCGGCAGGCGGTATTTCCGGGCCGCTCGTCTTCTCCGGTCTCACATCGAGCGGTGTGGTCTCGGACGCCGTCATCGCGTTCTGCATCGGTGCCGCGCTGATGGTCGCCGCCGGGGTGGTGGCCCTGTTCTTCGCGGTGGACGCGGAGGGCAGGTCACTGGAGGACATCGCGCGCCCGCTCTCCCAACAGGGCCCGGCCACAAGCGGACCGGCCGCGCCGTCGGGCGCCCCCGCCGTATGA
- a CDS encoding SpoIIE family protein phosphatase, whose protein sequence is MAGRDLPLIGPGERLALNRMGSFDWDLRSGTLEFDGPGLAVFDLRPGEFDGRPESLGIRIPPEEGNRLDAALTQAIRTGRSSYGVYFQLRRRNGVRQWTHTRGRILRDEQETPYRVIGIVRNATTELTEFVTVSPVEAGRRRVTAMVQGTTDALSRAVTVDDVTAVLTGDNGLERFGADGLVLGLVAGGALELVAISGDTMHVLDDLRRHRLDDSLPLADAILSQQPRFVTSLADLSEEYPRLRPYTEGMGLDAAAFLPLIAQARSIGCLALFYRGRSRFSSEDRNLCLGLAGIVAQSLQRAVLFDQEREFATGLQSAMLPRRIPEFPSAEIAVRYHSAWSGREVGGDWYDVVALPRGRVGIVVGDVQGHDTHASAIMGQLRIALRAYAGEGHAPGTVLARASRFLAELDTDRFATCTYAQVDLASGAIRAVRAGHLGPLIRHTDGRVGWPNVRGGLPLGLGTEFGQEEYPETRLDLVPGETLLLCTDGLVEEPGTDIGVGMDALADAVRQGPEGAEALADDVATRLWERWGTSDDVALLVLRRAPDPGTPQAPRIHQYIHQADPEGLAEARAVLRGALEAWGLEELVDDVELAAGELLVNVLLHTEGGAVLTLEVLPEPVRRIRLWVKDRSSAWPRRRTPGEAATSGRGLMMIDAVSARWGVEPRGDGKAVWCEFEPSGNGT, encoded by the coding sequence ATGGCAGGACGAGATCTTCCCCTGATCGGGCCGGGCGAGCGGCTGGCCCTCAACCGCATGGGCAGTTTCGACTGGGACCTGCGCAGCGGGACGCTGGAGTTCGACGGGCCCGGTCTCGCGGTGTTCGATCTGCGCCCCGGCGAGTTCGACGGCCGCCCCGAGTCCCTGGGCATCCGCATCCCGCCCGAGGAGGGCAACAGGCTCGACGCGGCGCTGACGCAGGCCATCCGGACCGGCCGTTCCTCGTACGGGGTGTACTTCCAGCTGCGGCGCCGCAACGGGGTCCGGCAGTGGACCCACACCCGCGGCCGGATCCTGCGGGACGAACAGGAAACCCCGTACCGCGTCATCGGGATCGTGCGCAACGCGACGACCGAACTGACCGAATTCGTCACCGTCAGCCCCGTCGAAGCGGGCCGCCGACGGGTGACCGCCATGGTCCAGGGCACCACCGACGCGCTCTCCCGGGCGGTCACCGTCGACGATGTGACGGCAGTCCTGACCGGCGACAACGGGCTAGAACGCTTCGGAGCCGACGGGCTCGTCCTCGGCCTGGTCGCGGGCGGGGCACTGGAACTCGTCGCGATCTCCGGGGACACGATGCACGTCCTGGACGACCTGAGGCGCCACCGGCTCGACGACTCGCTGCCGCTGGCCGACGCGATCCTGTCCCAGCAGCCGCGGTTCGTCACCTCGCTGGCCGATCTCTCGGAGGAGTACCCCCGGCTGCGTCCGTACACCGAGGGGATGGGGCTCGACGCTGCGGCCTTCCTGCCGCTGATCGCGCAGGCCCGCTCCATCGGCTGTCTGGCGCTCTTCTACCGGGGGCGCAGCCGCTTCTCGTCGGAGGACCGCAACCTCTGCCTGGGCCTTGCGGGCATCGTCGCCCAGTCCCTGCAGCGCGCCGTTCTCTTCGACCAGGAAAGGGAGTTCGCCACCGGGCTCCAGTCCGCCATGCTGCCCCGGCGCATCCCCGAGTTCCCGTCCGCAGAGATCGCCGTGCGCTACCACTCGGCGTGGAGCGGCCGGGAGGTCGGCGGCGACTGGTACGACGTCGTCGCCCTGCCGCGCGGCAGGGTGGGCATCGTGGTCGGTGACGTCCAGGGCCACGACACACACGCGTCGGCCATCATGGGCCAGCTCCGTATCGCACTGCGCGCGTACGCGGGGGAGGGGCACGCCCCGGGCACCGTGCTGGCGCGCGCCTCCCGCTTCCTCGCCGAGTTGGACACCGACCGCTTCGCCACCTGCACCTACGCCCAGGTCGATCTGGCGTCGGGTGCGATCAGGGCGGTCCGCGCGGGGCATCTCGGACCACTGATCCGCCACACCGACGGGCGGGTCGGCTGGCCGAACGTACGCGGCGGCCTCCCGCTCGGCCTGGGCACGGAGTTCGGGCAGGAGGAGTACCCCGAGACCCGGCTCGACCTGGTGCCCGGTGAGACCCTCCTGCTCTGCACCGACGGCCTGGTCGAGGAGCCGGGTACCGACATCGGTGTCGGGATGGACGCGCTCGCCGACGCGGTGCGTCAGGGTCCCGAGGGGGCGGAGGCGCTCGCCGACGACGTGGCCACCCGGCTCTGGGAGCGCTGGGGCACCAGTGACGACGTCGCCCTGCTGGTACTGCGCAGGGCGCCCGACCCGGGGACCCCGCAGGCACCCCGTATCCACCAGTACATCCACCAGGCCGACCCGGAAGGGCTCGCCGAGGCCCGCGCCGTCCTGCGCGGCGCGCTGGAGGCCTGGGGGCTCGAAGAGCTCGTCGACGACGTGGAGCTCGCCGCGGGGGAACTCCTGGTGAACGTGCTGCTGCACACGGAGGGCGGCGCCGTCCTGACCCTCGAAGTGCTGCCCGAGCCGGTGCGGCGGATCCGGCTCTGGGTCAAGGACCGGTCCAGCGCCTGGCCGCGCCGCCGCACCCCGGGGGAAGCGGCGACCTCGGGGCGCGGCCTGATGATGATCGACGCGGTGTCGGCCCGCTGGGGTGTCGAACCGCGCGGGGACGGCAAGGCCGTCTGGTGCGAGTTCGAGCCGTCCGGCAACGGCACCTGA
- a CDS encoding mycothiol transferase translates to MKTAEVLADAFDRIQESVHEAVDGLPAEDLGVQLDSGANSIAWLVWHLARVQDDHVADAAGLEQVWLAQDWAARFGLPFADTETGYGQSAGQVAQVRADAALLTGYYDAVHEQTVGFVRGLDDAALDRVVDEAWSPPVTLGVRLISVIGDDLQHVGQAAFVRGALERR, encoded by the coding sequence ATGAAGACCGCAGAGGTGCTGGCAGACGCGTTCGACCGTATCCAGGAGTCCGTGCACGAGGCCGTCGACGGCCTCCCGGCCGAGGATCTCGGCGTGCAGCTGGACAGCGGGGCGAACTCGATCGCCTGGCTGGTCTGGCATCTGGCCCGGGTGCAGGACGACCATGTGGCCGACGCGGCCGGTCTTGAGCAGGTGTGGCTGGCGCAGGACTGGGCCGCCCGCTTCGGGCTGCCCTTCGCCGACACCGAGACCGGTTACGGCCAGAGCGCCGGGCAGGTCGCCCAGGTGCGGGCCGACGCCGCCCTGCTGACCGGGTACTACGACGCGGTCCACGAGCAGACCGTGGGCTTCGTCAGGGGACTCGACGACGCCGCACTCGACCGGGTGGTGGACGAGGCGTGGTCGCCGCCGGTCACGCTCGGGGTCCGGCTCATCAGCGTCATCGGCGACGACCTGCAGCACGTGGGCCAGGCCGCCTTCGTCAGGGGAGCCCTGGAACGCCGGTAA
- a CDS encoding GH92 family glycosyl hydrolase produces MLFRPPPSRRTRASAAAVGVATALAAALLAPPAGAAPMVQRPTAYVDPLIGSANGGNTYPGATAPYGMIGWSPTSTKGDQTDTAAANGYDYNTTRMRGLSLTHVNGAGCAPGAAGDVPIMPFVGDVTSSPSADTKDAVYASGFKHENESATPGRYRVGLDSGASADLAVSPRAGVADFAFPAGKPASLLFRVSNSLNGSEDAHVDIDTAHRKVTGWVLTGAFCGRRANGGTNNRKSYYKLYFSASFDRAFSTHGTWRDGTLSPGSVSGSGGEGYATGADRAGRGSGGWVGFDTSSDNDVRMRLGISYVSLGGAETNLREEIAPRASVADVARSTSRAWDRELRAVRTGGGSTAQRTTFYTALYHSLMQPNLISDTDGRYPGMDGAPHRIERGQRAQYSNFSGWDQYRAQIQLLAVLKPEVAGDFAQSLYNFSRQNDGVWDRWVHISGATHVMTGDPTAATLATFYAMGVRNFDYRGAFDSLVRQATVPRPDDLSDAGCPGQCTGQRPNLAQYLVSHYAPQDVCHCWGGAAETLEDAVADSALAKWAKLLGRTDEAARFTARGAWWRNVFNPQATADAGYIQARNADGSWVTPFSAGSDLGFAQGTSATYSWMVPQDVQGLAAAMGGRPAAAERLDGFFHTADGAWSVKGGDALRYDPTNEPGIHAPWLYNALGQPWKTQATVRQILDTVYGTGPAGLPGNDDLGTMSAWYVFSALGLYPQTPGSAVMLVGAPLFPKAVVSRAGRGDITLDAPAADASHPYVSGLSVNGRGSDRSWTDAHLVTSGGSLAYRLSDRPDTTWATAPGSLPH; encoded by the coding sequence ATGCTTTTCAGACCGCCCCCCTCCCGCCGGACCCGCGCGTCGGCCGCAGCCGTGGGAGTCGCAACCGCCCTGGCAGCCGCCCTGCTCGCGCCGCCGGCCGGGGCCGCGCCGATGGTGCAGCGGCCGACCGCCTACGTCGACCCGCTGATCGGCTCGGCCAACGGCGGCAACACCTATCCCGGAGCCACCGCCCCGTACGGAATGATCGGCTGGTCCCCGACCAGCACCAAGGGCGACCAGACCGACACCGCGGCCGCCAACGGCTACGACTACAACACGACGCGGATGCGGGGGCTGAGCCTCACCCATGTCAACGGCGCCGGCTGCGCTCCGGGCGCCGCGGGCGACGTACCGATCATGCCGTTCGTCGGTGACGTCACGTCCTCCCCCTCGGCCGACACGAAGGACGCGGTCTACGCCTCCGGCTTCAAGCACGAGAACGAGAGCGCCACTCCCGGCCGCTACCGGGTGGGGCTCGACTCCGGCGCGTCGGCGGACCTCGCCGTCAGCCCGCGGGCCGGCGTGGCCGACTTCGCCTTCCCGGCAGGGAAACCCGCCAGTCTGCTCTTCCGCGTCTCCAACTCGCTCAACGGCAGCGAGGACGCCCACGTCGACATCGACACCGCCCACCGCAAGGTGACCGGCTGGGTGCTCACCGGCGCCTTCTGCGGCCGCCGCGCCAACGGCGGCACCAACAACCGCAAGAGCTATTACAAGCTGTACTTCAGCGCCTCCTTCGACCGGGCCTTCTCCACACACGGGACCTGGCGGGACGGGACGCTCTCGCCGGGGTCCGTCTCCGGTTCGGGCGGCGAGGGCTACGCGACGGGAGCGGACCGCGCGGGCCGCGGTTCGGGCGGCTGGGTCGGCTTCGACACCTCGTCCGACAACGATGTCAGGATGCGTCTCGGGATCTCGTACGTCAGCCTCGGGGGCGCCGAGACCAACCTGCGCGAGGAGATCGCGCCCCGTGCGAGCGTCGCGGACGTAGCGCGGAGCACCAGCCGCGCCTGGGACCGCGAGCTGCGTGCGGTACGGACCGGCGGCGGCAGCACCGCGCAGCGCACCACGTTCTACACGGCGCTCTACCACTCGCTGATGCAGCCGAACCTGATCAGCGACACCGACGGCCGCTACCCCGGCATGGACGGCGCCCCGCACCGGATCGAACGGGGGCAGCGGGCGCAGTACAGCAACTTCTCCGGCTGGGACCAGTACCGCGCGCAGATACAGCTGCTCGCCGTCCTCAAACCCGAGGTGGCCGGTGACTTCGCGCAGTCGCTGTACAACTTCTCCCGGCAGAACGACGGTGTGTGGGACCGCTGGGTGCACATCAGCGGGGCCACCCATGTGATGACCGGCGACCCGACCGCGGCGACCCTGGCGACCTTCTACGCCATGGGCGTACGGAACTTCGACTACCGGGGCGCCTTCGACTCCCTGGTGCGCCAGGCCACCGTTCCCCGGCCGGACGACCTGTCGGACGCCGGGTGCCCCGGACAGTGCACGGGCCAGCGCCCCAACCTCGCCCAGTATCTGGTCTCGCACTACGCGCCCCAGGACGTCTGCCACTGCTGGGGCGGCGCCGCCGAGACGCTGGAGGACGCGGTCGCGGACTCGGCACTGGCGAAGTGGGCGAAGCTGCTCGGCCGGACGGACGAGGCCGCCCGGTTCACCGCACGCGGTGCGTGGTGGCGCAACGTCTTCAACCCGCAGGCCACCGCGGACGCCGGCTACATCCAGGCACGCAACGCGGACGGTTCATGGGTGACGCCGTTCAGCGCGGGCAGCGACCTCGGGTTCGCCCAGGGCACCAGTGCGACCTACAGCTGGATGGTGCCGCAGGACGTCCAGGGACTGGCCGCCGCGATGGGCGGCCGGCCGGCCGCGGCCGAGCGGCTCGACGGCTTCTTCCACACGGCGGACGGCGCATGGTCGGTCAAGGGCGGCGACGCACTGCGCTACGACCCGACCAACGAGCCCGGCATCCACGCCCCGTGGCTCTACAACGCGCTCGGACAGCCCTGGAAGACGCAGGCCACCGTCCGGCAGATCCTCGACACCGTGTACGGCACGGGTCCGGCCGGACTTCCGGGCAACGACGACCTGGGCACCATGTCCGCCTGGTACGTGTTCTCCGCGCTGGGTCTGTATCCGCAGACGCCGGGCAGCGCCGTGATGCTGGTGGGCGCACCGCTGTTCCCGAAGGCGGTCGTCAGCCGTGCGGGCCGGGGCGACATCACCCTCGACGCGCCGGCGGCGGACGCGTCTCATCCGTATGTCAGCGGGCTCTCGGTCAACGGCCGTGGCAGTGACCGTTCCTGGACGGACGCGCATCTCGTCACCTCGGGCGGAAGCCTGGCCTACCGGCTGTCGGACCGCCCCGACACCACCTGGGCCACTGCTCCCGGCAGCCTTCCGCACTGA
- a CDS encoding cold-shock protein, whose protein sequence is MASGTVKWFNAEKGFGFIEQDGGGPDVFAHYSNINAQGFRELQEGQKVNFDITQGQKGPQAENIVPA, encoded by the coding sequence ATGGCCAGTGGCACCGTTAAGTGGTTCAACGCGGAAAAGGGTTTCGGCTTCATTGAGCAGGATGGTGGGGGCCCGGACGTCTTCGCCCACTACTCCAACATCAACGCTCAGGGCTTCCGCGAGCTGCAGGAGGGCCAGAAGGTGAACTTCGACATCACGCAGGGCCAGAAGGGCCCGCAGGCGGAGAACATCGTCCCCGCCTGA
- a CDS encoding DNA polymerase ligase N-terminal domain-containing protein, with the protein MSDDEPLEKYRGKRDFGTTSEPRGGTPGQGDAPCFVVQIHDARRMHFDFRLEVDGVLKSWAVPKGPSAEPKDKRLAVPTEDHPLEYREFEGVIPKGEYGGGTVIVWDEGTYRPLSHDRRGRTVPFAESIERGHATFWLDGTKLHGEYALTRFHGGGDSTDPEAWLLIKAREKTGTARDRTGGRPRTAAPESHGPTDPRRARSVRTGRTLQQVAESAEDDDSGKP; encoded by the coding sequence ATGAGCGACGACGAACCTCTGGAAAAGTACCGCGGCAAGCGGGACTTCGGGACGACGTCGGAGCCTCGCGGCGGGACGCCGGGGCAGGGTGACGCACCCTGCTTCGTGGTGCAGATCCACGACGCGCGCCGGATGCACTTCGACTTCAGGCTCGAAGTGGACGGCGTACTCAAGTCCTGGGCCGTGCCGAAGGGGCCGTCCGCCGAGCCGAAGGACAAGCGGCTCGCCGTACCCACCGAGGACCACCCGCTGGAGTACCGGGAGTTCGAGGGGGTCATCCCGAAGGGCGAGTACGGCGGCGGCACCGTCATCGTCTGGGACGAGGGCACCTACCGGCCGCTCAGCCACGACCGCCGGGGCCGCACCGTTCCGTTCGCGGAGTCCATCGAGCGCGGGCACGCGACCTTCTGGCTGGACGGGACCAAGCTGCACGGCGAGTACGCGCTGACGCGTTTCCACGGAGGCGGTGACAGCACCGACCCCGAGGCCTGGCTGCTCATCAAGGCGAGGGAGAAGACCGGCACGGCGCGGGACAGGACCGGCGGGCGGCCCCGGACGGCGGCCCCGGAGAGCCACGGCCCGACGGATCCCCGCCGGGCGCGCTCGGTCCGTACCGGACGAACGCTCCAGCAGGTCGCCGAGAGCGCGGAGGACGACGACAGCGGGAAGCCCTGA